From one Trifolium pratense cultivar HEN17-A07 linkage group LG1, ARS_RC_1.1, whole genome shotgun sequence genomic stretch:
- the LOC123901874 gene encoding uncharacterized protein LOC123901874 — MNSAFKTTLTHSNPNRLSSTLRFFHSTPPLERKRRGFWNSRNNNYSRRFRKMQSKQSLLRNINEYAEFMFQNWKEGIDEDDPSSSRDTSWFKKQYSHKDTRRDNNGNQGKYRYRRNHEFCEDDIDVENILRSAFGGSRGFYWSFINEENPQWERSGNFSNFGKSWKWRHQSDKGYGSSNGSESESESECLRSNSVSDRLALGLNASGPLKLEDVKIAYRTCALKWHPDRHQGSSKVIAEEKFKRCSAAYQSLCDKLAVN; from the exons atgaatagcGCCTTCAAAACCACTTTGACCCACTCAAACCCTAATCGTCTCTCTTCCACTCTCAGATTCTTCCATTCTACTCCTCCATTGGAACGCAAAAGACGCGGTTTTTGGAATTCT AGAAACAACAACTACTCCAGACGATTTAGAAAGATGCAGTCGAAACAATCGTTGCTTCGAAATATTAATGAATATGCAGAATTCATGTTTCAG AATTGGAAAGAAGGTATTGATGAGGATGATCCATCTTCAAGCCGAGACACCTCGTGGTTTAAAAAACAATATTCTCATAAGGACACTAGAAGGGACAATAATGGCAATCAAGGAAAATATCGTTATAGAA GAAATCATGAATTTTGTGAAGATGATATTGATGTTGAAAACATTTTGCGTTCTGCCTTTGGTGGGAGTCGAGGCTTCTATTGGTCATTTATAAATGAGGAAAATCCTCAATGGGAGAGGTCAGGAAACTTTTCTAATTTTGGTAAATCTTGGAAGTGGAGACATCAAAGTGACAAAGGATACGGCTCCTCAAATGGCTCGGAATCTGAGTCGGAGTCTGAATGTTTGCGTTCAAATTCAGTCTCAGATAGATTAGCCCTTGGATTGAATGCTTCTGGTCCTCTGAAACTTGAAGATGTGAAAATTGC GTACCGAACTTGCGCCCTTAAATGGCATCCTGATCGCCATCAAGGCTCTTCTAAG GTTATAGCAGAAGAAAAGTTCAAGCGTTGCAGTGCAGCTTATCAATCATTGTGTGATAAGTTGGCTGTAAATTAA